In one window of Oryzias melastigma strain HK-1 linkage group LG5, ASM292280v2, whole genome shotgun sequence DNA:
- the lyar gene encoding cell growth-regulating nucleolar protein, whose protein sequence is MVFFTCNACGESLKKAQVEKHVNICRGCQVLSCIDCGQDFWGDDYMNHVKCISEDQKYGGKGFEAKANKGDVKQQQWMQRIHEAMNKPGISPKLRDVLKQVSAYDNVPRKKAKFQNWMKNSLRISNTSLHDEVWDIIAAAVNAPDATQQHTETVAEVQGNTNGTQNQLDHEDVKNKKKMNKRERKEARQQKNGKAPKFVEEQVSQEQTESQAGKKKKDGKRKRKEAEDEEQNGVENETSAKKKIKVGTEANDAEMSDEADDEAASQGKFHWKGTIVALLRRAPDQELSTKRLKKKVLAAYYSFTGERNFKTEDQLISTFNKKITKNPKLRVLKDRVKLVH, encoded by the exons ATGGTGTTCTTCACCTGCAATGCGTGTGGTGAATCTTTGAAAAAAGCCCAGGTCGAAAAACACGTGAACATTTGTCGGGGGTGTCAGGTGTTGTCCTGTATTGACTGCGGACAAGATTTTTG GGGTGACGACTATATGAATCACgttaaatgtatcagtgaagaCCAAAAGTATGGGGGGAAAGGCTTTGAGGCCAAGGCAAACAAAGGTGATGTCAAAcaacagcagtggatgcag AGAATCCATGAAGCCATGAACAAACCTGGCATCAGTCCCAAGTTGAGAGATGTGCTCAAGCAAGTGAGTGCATACGACAACGTTCCCAGGAAAAAAGCCAAGTTTCAG AACTGGATGAAAAACAGTCTAAGAATATCCAACACAAGCCTTCACGATGAAGTGTGGGACATAATTGCTGCTGCAGTCAAT GCTCCGGATGCCacacagcagcacacagagaCAGTAGCTGAAGTCCAAGGAAACACTAACGGAACCCAAAATCAGCTTGACCACGAAGATGTGAAGAAtaagaaaaagatgaacaaaaggGAGCGCAAAGAGGCCCGCCAGCAGAAGAACGGAAAAGCTCCAAAATTCGTTGAAGAACAAGTATCCCAAGAGCAGACTGAAAGCCAAGCAGGCAAGAAGAAGAAGGATGGGAAAAGAAAACGCAAAGAagcagaagatgaagaacaaaATGGTGTTGAAAATGAAACCTCTgccaaaaaaaaga TTAAGGTTGGAACAGAGGCAAATGATGCTGAGATGTCAGATGAGGCTGATGATGAAGCTGCTTCTCAGG GAAAATTCCACTGGAAGGGAACCATCGTGGCGCTTCTCCGCAGAGCACCTGACCAGGAACTGTCTACCAAAAGGCTCAAGAAGAAA GTGTTGGCAGCTTATTACTCTTTCACCGGAGAGAggaattttaaaacagaagacCAACTGATTTCTACATTCAACAAAAAGATCACCAAAAATCCCAAGCTTAGAGTTCTTAAAGACAGAGTTAAACTTGTACATTAG
- the zbtb49 gene encoding zinc finger and BTB domain-containing protein 49 isoform X1 — protein MDTLSSHSSYLLQQLQEQRIQGLLCDCMLVVKGVCFKAHKNVLAAFSSYFRSLFQNSPSQKNDVFNLVIQDVSGIGQILDYMYTSHLDINQENVQALLDIAQNLQVPNVQNLCNAFLKPCPPPVEMHSFTLPGMLGSEHDCLLGSSLTQDVNLHCPTEPSRSNFYSETEHARRMPVSLPNSSSNCDMSSSSQPAEKPLHHGYKLRNFYSKQYFKLSAIQTNNAASNQGPGPLMMAEEQACQLGITPRASDTSVSSGNPLSSPTSSASAEKKDVSSLTPSDNLNTPNTDLADSLSNKPVRPKKTVYLKKYNYLRSQKALEEMCNKSVSEPVLSCPTEHNQEESVVQTETPEAPVETSSVRREEVLETAEVQLPNLPGSQDEQNLKSVPGPPQQPGHKQYCCEVCGKIFKHPSNLELHKRSHTGEKPFQCSICGKNFSQAGNLQTHLRRHSGEKPYICELCGKSFTAAGDVNRHKVVHTGEKPHLCDICGRGFNNLGNLKEHKRTHAMDKIFTCDQCGKSFNTHRKLLKHKARHTGEKPHCCATCGKCFVGSGDLQRHIRSHTGEKPYICSTCGKSFTRSAMLRRHRNMHCKGPSVDNMETVSPERPQNTSQAASVSKPERRDRAPAVTQHPHFPTMMPNQTLEKPSPASPSSPMAAPHVQTPPSSAHLSPASNPLPELRSLVPHHLLSSNPQERSSALPATDRIKLAKHHGTQEALYVPYVENGNMPSDRDAAGKSYLPPADSNALTGSSRQFRSGEGQFISSVTLWGLAMKTLQNDNEMEQ, from the exons ATGGATACCCTGTCCAGCCATAGCTCCtacctcctgcagcagctccaggagCAAAGAATCCAAGGGCTGCTTTGTGACTGCATGCTGGTGGTTAAAGGTGTCTGTTTTAAAGCTCACAAAAATGTCCTGGCTGCCTTTAGTTCCTACTTCAG gtcaTTGTTCCAGAATTCTCCCAGTCAGAAGAACGATGTGTTTAACTTGGTCATCCAAGATGTCAGTGGCATTGGCCAGATATTGGACTACATGTATACCTCCCACCTGGACATCAACCAAGAGAACGTACAGGCCCTTCTAGACATTGCACAGAACTTACAAGTCCCAAACGTTCAGAATTTGTGTAATGCTTTTCTCAAACCTTGCCCCCCACCTGTGGAAATGCATTCATTCACTCTCCCAGGAATGCTAGGCTCAGAGCACGATTGCCTTCTGGGAAGCAGCCTGACTCAAGACGTCAACCTCCACTGCCCCACAGAACCTTCGCGGTCCAATTTTTACAGTGAAACCGAACATGCCAGAAGAATGCCGGTTTCCTTACCCAACAGCAGCTCTAACTGTGACATGTCTAGCTCCTCCCAACCTGCGGAAAAGCCTCTGCACCATGGATACAAGCTGCGTAATTTCTACAGTAAGCAGTACTTCAAGCTAAGTGCAATTCAGACAAACAATGCTGCTTCAAATCAAGGTCCAGGCCCTTTGATGATGGCAGAGGAGCAGGCGTGTCAGCTTGGAATTACCCCCAGAGCCAGCGACACATCTGTGAGTTCAGGAAACCCACTAAGTTCTCCTACATCATCTgcatcagcagaaaaaaaagatgtctcCTCTTTAACGCCCTCTGACAATTTAAACACTCCCAACACAGATTTGGCTGATTCTCTAAGCAACAAGCCTGTTCGCCCAAAGAAGACAGTGTATCTGAAGAAATATAATTACCTCCGCTCCCAAAAGGCTCTTGAGGAAATGTGCAACAAGTCAGTCAGCgaacctgttctcagctgcccCACAGAGCACAATCAGGAAGAATCTGTGGTGCAGACAGAAACTCCAGAAGCTCCAGTTGAAACCAGCAGTGTAAGGAGAGAAGAGGTTTTGGAGACAGCAGAGGTCCAGCTCCCCAATCTGCCTGGAAGCCAAGATGAGCAGAATCTAAAGTCTGTACCGGGGCCTCCACAGCAGCCAGGACACAAGCAGTATTGCTGTGAGGTCTGCGGGAAGATCTTCAAACACCCAAGTAACCTGGAGCTGCACAAACGATCACATACTG GTGAAAAGCCTTTCCAGTGCAGTATTTGTGGAAAAAACTTCTCTCAG GCAGGGAATTTACAGACTCATTTGAGGCGACACTCTGGAGAGAAGCCATACATTTGTGAACTATGTGGCAAAAG ctTTACTGCAGCGGGGGATGTTAATCGTCACAAAGTAGtgcacacaggagagaagccccaTCTTTGTGACATATGTGGTCGAG GATTTAACAACTTGGGCAATCTGAAAGAACACAAGAGGACCCACGCAATGGACAAGATTTTCACTTGTGACCAGTGTGGCAAGTCCTTCAACACACACAGAAAGCTTCTGAAGCACAAAGCCCGTCATACTGGGGAAAAGCCCCACTGCTGTGCCACCTGTG GCAAATGCTTCGTTGGCTCAGGAGATCTGCAGCGCCACATCCGATCACACACCGGAGAGAAACCCTACATCTGCAGCACCTGTGGAAAGAGCTTCACCCGATCGGCCATGTTGAGGCGGCACAGAAACATGCACTGCAAAGGACCCTCTGTGGACAACATGGAGACCGTCAGTCCTGAACGGCCGCAGAATACAAGCCAAGCTGCCTCAGTCTCCAAACCCGAGCGCCGCGACAGAGCGCCAGCGGTCACACAGCATCCACACTTCCCTACCATGATGCCGAATCAGACGTTAGAGAAACCTTCACCCGCTTCTCCCTCATCACCAATGGCAGCTCCACATGTACAGACTCCACCCTCCAGCGCACACCTCAGTCCAGCATCCAACCCCCTTCCAGAGCTTCGCTCGCTAGTTCCTCATCACCTTCTGTCATCCAACCCTCAGGAGAGAAGTTCAGCCCTTCCTGCCACAGACCGCATAAAACTTGCTAAACATCATGGGACTCAAGAGGCTCTTTATGTTCCCTATGTGGAGAATGGTAATATGCCTTCAGACAGAGATGCAGCGGGGAAGTCTTACCTGCCTCCTGCAGACAGCAACGCCCTCACAGGGTCCAGCAGGCAGTTTAGATCAGGTGAAGGACAGTTTATCTCTAGTGTAACTCTGTGGGGTCTGGCTATGAAAACCCTGCAGAATGATAATGAAATGGAGCAGTGA
- the zbtb49 gene encoding zinc finger and BTB domain-containing protein 49 isoform X2 → MDTLSSHSSYLLQQLQEQRIQGLLCDCMLVVKGVCFKAHKNVLAAFSSYFRSLFQNSPSQKNDVFNLVIQDVSGIGQILDYMYTSHLDINQENVQALLDIAQNLQVPNVQNLCNAFLKPCPPPVEMHSFTLPGMLGSEHDCLLGSSLTQDVNLHCPTEPSRSNFYSETEHARRMPVSLPNSSSNCDMSSSSQPAEKPLHHGYKLRNFYSKQYFKLSAIQTNNAASNQGPGPLMMAEEQACQLGITPRASDTSVSSGNPLSSPTSSASAEKKDVSSLTPSDNLNTPNTDLADSLSNKPVRPKKTVYLKKYNYLRSQKALEEMCNKSVSEPVLSCPTEHNQEESVVQTETPEAPVETSSVRREEVLETAEVQLPNLPGSQDEQNLKSVPGPPQQPGHKQYCCEVCGKIFKHPSNLELHKRSHTGEKPFQCSICGKNFSQAGNLQTHLRRHSGEKPYICELCGKSFTAAGDVNRHKVVHTGEKPHLCDICGRGFNNLGNLKEHKRTHAMDKIFTCDQCGKCFVGSGDLQRHIRSHTGEKPYICSTCGKSFTRSAMLRRHRNMHCKGPSVDNMETVSPERPQNTSQAASVSKPERRDRAPAVTQHPHFPTMMPNQTLEKPSPASPSSPMAAPHVQTPPSSAHLSPASNPLPELRSLVPHHLLSSNPQERSSALPATDRIKLAKHHGTQEALYVPYVENGNMPSDRDAAGKSYLPPADSNALTGSSRQFRSGEGQFISSVTLWGLAMKTLQNDNEMEQ, encoded by the exons ATGGATACCCTGTCCAGCCATAGCTCCtacctcctgcagcagctccaggagCAAAGAATCCAAGGGCTGCTTTGTGACTGCATGCTGGTGGTTAAAGGTGTCTGTTTTAAAGCTCACAAAAATGTCCTGGCTGCCTTTAGTTCCTACTTCAG gtcaTTGTTCCAGAATTCTCCCAGTCAGAAGAACGATGTGTTTAACTTGGTCATCCAAGATGTCAGTGGCATTGGCCAGATATTGGACTACATGTATACCTCCCACCTGGACATCAACCAAGAGAACGTACAGGCCCTTCTAGACATTGCACAGAACTTACAAGTCCCAAACGTTCAGAATTTGTGTAATGCTTTTCTCAAACCTTGCCCCCCACCTGTGGAAATGCATTCATTCACTCTCCCAGGAATGCTAGGCTCAGAGCACGATTGCCTTCTGGGAAGCAGCCTGACTCAAGACGTCAACCTCCACTGCCCCACAGAACCTTCGCGGTCCAATTTTTACAGTGAAACCGAACATGCCAGAAGAATGCCGGTTTCCTTACCCAACAGCAGCTCTAACTGTGACATGTCTAGCTCCTCCCAACCTGCGGAAAAGCCTCTGCACCATGGATACAAGCTGCGTAATTTCTACAGTAAGCAGTACTTCAAGCTAAGTGCAATTCAGACAAACAATGCTGCTTCAAATCAAGGTCCAGGCCCTTTGATGATGGCAGAGGAGCAGGCGTGTCAGCTTGGAATTACCCCCAGAGCCAGCGACACATCTGTGAGTTCAGGAAACCCACTAAGTTCTCCTACATCATCTgcatcagcagaaaaaaaagatgtctcCTCTTTAACGCCCTCTGACAATTTAAACACTCCCAACACAGATTTGGCTGATTCTCTAAGCAACAAGCCTGTTCGCCCAAAGAAGACAGTGTATCTGAAGAAATATAATTACCTCCGCTCCCAAAAGGCTCTTGAGGAAATGTGCAACAAGTCAGTCAGCgaacctgttctcagctgcccCACAGAGCACAATCAGGAAGAATCTGTGGTGCAGACAGAAACTCCAGAAGCTCCAGTTGAAACCAGCAGTGTAAGGAGAGAAGAGGTTTTGGAGACAGCAGAGGTCCAGCTCCCCAATCTGCCTGGAAGCCAAGATGAGCAGAATCTAAAGTCTGTACCGGGGCCTCCACAGCAGCCAGGACACAAGCAGTATTGCTGTGAGGTCTGCGGGAAGATCTTCAAACACCCAAGTAACCTGGAGCTGCACAAACGATCACATACTG GTGAAAAGCCTTTCCAGTGCAGTATTTGTGGAAAAAACTTCTCTCAG GCAGGGAATTTACAGACTCATTTGAGGCGACACTCTGGAGAGAAGCCATACATTTGTGAACTATGTGGCAAAAG ctTTACTGCAGCGGGGGATGTTAATCGTCACAAAGTAGtgcacacaggagagaagccccaTCTTTGTGACATATGTGGTCGAG GATTTAACAACTTGGGCAATCTGAAAGAACACAAGAGGACCCACGCAATGGACAAGATTTTCACTTGTGACCAGTGTG GCAAATGCTTCGTTGGCTCAGGAGATCTGCAGCGCCACATCCGATCACACACCGGAGAGAAACCCTACATCTGCAGCACCTGTGGAAAGAGCTTCACCCGATCGGCCATGTTGAGGCGGCACAGAAACATGCACTGCAAAGGACCCTCTGTGGACAACATGGAGACCGTCAGTCCTGAACGGCCGCAGAATACAAGCCAAGCTGCCTCAGTCTCCAAACCCGAGCGCCGCGACAGAGCGCCAGCGGTCACACAGCATCCACACTTCCCTACCATGATGCCGAATCAGACGTTAGAGAAACCTTCACCCGCTTCTCCCTCATCACCAATGGCAGCTCCACATGTACAGACTCCACCCTCCAGCGCACACCTCAGTCCAGCATCCAACCCCCTTCCAGAGCTTCGCTCGCTAGTTCCTCATCACCTTCTGTCATCCAACCCTCAGGAGAGAAGTTCAGCCCTTCCTGCCACAGACCGCATAAAACTTGCTAAACATCATGGGACTCAAGAGGCTCTTTATGTTCCCTATGTGGAGAATGGTAATATGCCTTCAGACAGAGATGCAGCGGGGAAGTCTTACCTGCCTCCTGCAGACAGCAACGCCCTCACAGGGTCCAGCAGGCAGTTTAGATCAGGTGAAGGACAGTTTATCTCTAGTGTAACTCTGTGGGGTCTGGCTATGAAAACCCTGCAGAATGATAATGAAATGGAGCAGTGA